The following coding sequences lie in one Loxodonta africana isolate mLoxAfr1 chromosome X, mLoxAfr1.hap2, whole genome shotgun sequence genomic window:
- the LOC100670474 gene encoding histone H2A-Bbd type 2/3 translates to MAGKRSRRGGGGGGGGGGGGGGGGGSSRRQRRTRSRTELIFSASHVAHLLREGHYAQRLSSSAPVFLAAILKCLTAKILELAGNEAQNSGRRLVTPELVDMAVHNNALLSGFFLTTTISQVAPAR, encoded by the coding sequence ATGGCCGGGAAACGGAGCcgtcgtggtggtggtggtggtggtggaggtggtggaggtggagggggaGGTGGAGGGTCCTCCCGTCGCCAGAGGCGGACCCGCTCTCGCACCGAGCTGATCTTCTCCGCCAGCCACGTGGCGCATCTGCTCCGGGAGGGCCACTACGCCCAGCGCCTGAGTTCGTCGGCGCCCGTGTTCCTGGCGGCCATCCTCAAGTGCCTGACGGCCAAGATCCTGGAGCTGGCGGGCAACGAGGCCCAGAACAGCGGCAGGAGGCTCGTCACCCCGGAGCTCGTGGATATGGCCGTGCACAACAACGCTCTGCTCAGTGGCTTCTTCCTGACTACGACCATCTCCCAGGTGGCCCCGGCCCGCTAG
- the LOC135228825 gene encoding 40-kDa huntingtin-associated protein — MAAAGAGLGGGAGPGPEAGDFLARYRLVSNKLKKRFLRKPNVAEAGEQFGQLGRELRAQECLPYAAWCQLAVARCQQALFHGPGEALALTEAARLFLRQERDARQRLVCPAAYGEPLQAAASALGAAVRLHLELGQPAAAAALCLELAAALRDLGQPAAAAGHFQRAAQLQLPQLPLAALQALGDAASCQLLARDYNAALAVFTRMQRLAREHGTHPVQPPPPPPSSSSSSSSSLQLQLQGPQPPGPPPGPDTALVLPVPLPASAGSAAPSPAALGAFSDVLVRCEVSRVLLLLLLQPPPAKLLPEHAQTLEKYSWEAFDSHGQESSGQLPEELFLLLQSLVMATHEKDTEAIKSLQVEMWPLLSAEQNHLLHLVLQETISPSGQGI; from the coding sequence ATGGCGGCTGCCGGCGCCGGTTTGGGCGGCGGTGCGGGCCCGGGGCCCGAGGCCGGGGACTTCCTGGCCCGGTACCGGCTGGTGTCGAACAAGCTGAAGAAGCGGTTCCTGCGGAAGCCGAACGTGGCCGAGGCCGGGGAGCAGTTCGGGCAGCTGGGCCGCGAGCTGCGCGCCCAGGAGTGCCTGCCCTACGCCGCCTGGTGCCAGCTGGCGGTGGCCCGCTGCCAGCAGGCGCTCTTCCACGGGCCCGGCGAGGCGCTGGCGCTCACCGAGGCCGCGCGCCTCTTCCTGCGGCAGGAGCGTGACGCGCGCCAGCGCCTGGTCTGCCCCGCCGCCTACGGGGAGCCGCTGCAGGCCGCCGCCAGCGCCTTGGGCGCCGCCGTGCGCCTGCACCTCGAGCTGGGCCagccggccgccgccgccgcgctctgCCTCGAGCTGGCCGCCGCCCTGCGCGACCTGGGCCAgccggccgccgccgccggccaCTTCCAGCGGGCCGCCCAGCTGCAGCTGCCCCAGCTGCCCCTGGCCGCGCTGCAAGCGCTCGGCGACGCCGCCTCCTGCCAGCTGCTGGCGCGGGACTACAACGCGGCCTTGGCGGTCTTCACGCGCATGCAGCGCCTGGCGCGGGAGCACGGCACCCACCCGGTGcagcctccgccgccgccgccgtcgTCGTCGTCGTCGTCGTCGTCGTCGCTACAGCTACAGCTACAGGGGCCGCAGCCGCCCGGGCCCCCGCCGGGACCCGACACGGCCCTGGTCCTGCCGGTGCCGCTCCCTGCTAGCGCCGGCTCTGCGGCGCCTTCTCCCGCCGCTCTGGGCGCCTTCTCAGACGTGCTGGTCCGCTGCGAAGTGTCCCgcgtgctgctgctgctcctcctGCAGCCACCGCCCGCCAAGCTGCTGCCGGAGCACGCCCAGACCTTGGAGAAGTACTCCTGGGAGGCTTTCGACAGCCACGGGCAGGAGAGCAGCGGCCAGCTTCCCGAGGAGCTCTTTCTGCTGCTCCAGTCCTTGGTCATGGCGACCCACGAAAAGGACACCGAAGCCATCAAGTCGCTGCAGGTGGAGATGTGGCCGCTGCTGAGTGCCGAGCAGAACCACCTCCTGCACCTCGTCCTGCAAGAAACCATCTCCCCCTCGGGACAGGGGATCTGA